In Aureibaculum algae, the following are encoded in one genomic region:
- a CDS encoding alpha-L-fucosidase — translation MKVLILDNGNFKIADQKTVVFNLFFTILFFLLFTNVTIAQEKELSWDELASQYECPDWFRDAKFGIWFHWGPQSVPEQGGGWYARHMYMKDVGRQKFGKMANPYHLQTYGHPSEFGFKDIINAWKAEKFDAEALIKYSKKNGAKYIVALANHHDHFDLFNSSYHPWNAVNMGPKKDIIKAFADATRAEGMKFGVTSHDNRFLNWWLPAFGADESGAYKGVPYDGRLTKEDGKGKWWEGYDPADLYGPIPENRTPEIVEKIKQNWEERHLELVNKYKPDILYYDGFNFTYGEHGKAVSAKMYNNSLKEKGKIDAVMLLKAPVPGTVTEVESGGSNTLRAAPWQSEITFTDWFYKKDRHLTHNARTILEMLIEAVSKNGNLLLNIELNPEGTIPQEQEVIINIVGDWLKVNGESIYGTRPWKVYGDGKSVRGESETISGGEIRNAGDDIVKKKKTDEHYNQRTTASPEYASDEVRFTKKGNNLYILIMNPTKGELIIPTFGLKNEMGPGKLKKLYRLDTKTKVKFVQTNEHTTITIPTINGRSYPIVLKVFL, via the coding sequence TTTCAACTTATTTTTTACAATTCTATTTTTTTTATTATTCACTAACGTAACAATTGCTCAAGAAAAGGAATTATCTTGGGATGAATTAGCAAGCCAATATGAATGTCCTGATTGGTTTAGAGACGCCAAATTCGGTATTTGGTTTCATTGGGGTCCACAAAGTGTTCCTGAGCAAGGTGGCGGCTGGTATGCCAGACATATGTACATGAAAGATGTTGGGCGTCAGAAGTTTGGAAAAATGGCAAATCCATATCATTTACAAACATATGGGCACCCATCAGAATTTGGTTTTAAAGATATTATAAATGCTTGGAAAGCTGAAAAATTTGACGCTGAAGCTCTTATTAAATATTCAAAAAAAAATGGTGCAAAATATATTGTAGCATTAGCCAATCACCACGATCATTTTGATTTATTTAATTCATCATACCACCCATGGAATGCCGTAAATATGGGGCCTAAGAAAGATATTATAAAGGCTTTTGCTGATGCTACAAGAGCAGAGGGTATGAAGTTTGGAGTAACCAGTCACGATAATCGATTTTTAAATTGGTGGTTGCCTGCTTTTGGAGCTGATGAAAGTGGAGCATACAAAGGCGTGCCTTATGATGGTAGATTAACCAAAGAAGATGGAAAAGGTAAGTGGTGGGAAGGTTATGATCCCGCTGATTTATATGGTCCAATTCCTGAAAATAGAACACCAGAGATTGTAGAGAAAATTAAACAGAACTGGGAAGAACGGCATTTAGAATTAGTGAATAAGTACAAGCCAGATATTTTGTATTACGACGGCTTTAATTTTACTTATGGAGAACACGGTAAGGCCGTAAGTGCTAAAATGTATAATAACAGTTTAAAAGAAAAAGGAAAGATTGATGCTGTTATGTTACTAAAAGCCCCTGTTCCAGGTACGGTTACAGAAGTTGAGAGTGGCGGAAGTAACACCTTAAGAGCAGCACCTTGGCAATCTGAAATTACATTTACCGATTGGTTTTACAAAAAAGACCGACACTTAACCCATAATGCTCGAACCATTTTAGAAATGCTAATTGAAGCGGTTAGTAAAAATGGAAATTTACTATTGAATATTGAGTTAAATCCTGAAGGAACCATACCGCAAGAACAAGAAGTTATTATTAACATCGTAGGTGATTGGTTAAAGGTAAATGGAGAGTCAATTTATGGAACAAGACCATGGAAAGTGTACGGCGATGGTAAAAGTGTGCGTGGAGAATCAGAAACGATTAGTGGTGGAGAAATAAGAAATGCAGGCGATGATATTGTTAAAAAGAAAAAAACAGATGAACATTATAATCAACGTACTACGGCTTCACCAGAATATGCTTCTGATGAGGTTCGATTTACTAAAAAGGGTAATAATTTATATATTTTGATTATGAATCCAACAAAAGGCGAACTAATAATTCCGACCTTTGGGTTAAAGAATGAAATGGGGCCTGGTAAACTGAAAAAGCTTTACCGATTAGATACAAAAACGAAAGTAAAGTTTGTGCAAACAAATGAGCACACCACCATAACAATTCCAACTATTAACGGACGAAGTTATCCAATAGTTTTAAAAGTTTTTTTATAA
- a CDS encoding glycoside hydrolase family 3 C-terminal domain-containing protein, with amino-acid sequence MKKLHFFWFLLLQVYVTVSFGQQNEFPFEDASLSIDFRVDDLVSRLTLEEKVSQMMNKSPEIKRLHIPEYEWWNECLHGVARAGKATVFPQAIGLAATFDTDLIYRSASVISDEARAKHHEALKNNDFGRYKGLTYWTPNINIFRDPRWGRGQETYGEDPYLTARMGVNFVKGMQGDDTKYLKLVATPKHFAVHSGPEPERHFFDATTTKRDLYDTYLPAFEACIVEGKAYSVMAAYNRYMGKPCCASHQLLDDILRKDWGFKGYVVSDCNAIRDIHDYHNYVDSKEEAAAVAVKAGCDLNCGSRYKYLINAVTVGDITEDEINISVKRLFKARFKLGMFDPEELVPYASIPTSVVSSDKHRKLALETARKSIVLLKNENETLPLKKDLKSIAVIGPNANNLDVLLGNYNGFPSQYFTPLEGIKNKISKSTKLFYESGCELISNESSLTLIPSKHLSFKNKVGLQANYFNNTDLSGKPIQTRLEETINSNWNSEPVKGLNEDNFSIQYTGNIQVNTSGEYTFALRSDNGYKLIIDGKVLIDNWNKPTRKRLKEKIFLEKGKKHQVTVEYYHNKNSAILELMWMAPGKTSFEKAIELAEKSEVIVFIGGISPKVEGEQMPVNSTGFDGGDKTNIELPNVQKELLKALHATGKPVILVLLNGSALAINWEDENLPAIVEAWYPGELGGTAIADVLFGDYNPSGRLPITFYKSIKDLPPFVNYSMKGRTYRYFKGKPLYPFGYGLSYSQFKYKNLKLSDQKIKAEESTSISVDITNIGKFQGDEVVQLYIKDLESNEVRPLKSLRGIKRVSLNPEETIQVNFTIKPEDLSFYDFKKNKQVVEPGLYQIGIGKSSEDFIYINLEVIN; translated from the coding sequence ATGAAAAAGTTACATTTTTTTTGGTTCTTACTATTACAAGTTTATGTAACCGTAAGTTTTGGGCAGCAAAACGAATTTCCGTTTGAAGATGCATCATTAAGTATTGATTTTAGAGTAGATGATCTTGTTTCTAGATTGACATTAGAAGAAAAAGTTTCTCAAATGATGAATAAGTCACCAGAAATCAAAAGACTTCATATTCCTGAATATGAATGGTGGAATGAATGTTTACATGGTGTGGCTCGAGCAGGTAAAGCAACTGTGTTTCCGCAAGCTATTGGTTTAGCAGCAACTTTTGATACCGACTTAATTTATCGTTCAGCATCTGTAATTTCAGATGAAGCAAGAGCTAAGCATCATGAAGCATTAAAAAATAATGATTTTGGTAGATATAAGGGGCTTACATACTGGACACCAAATATTAATATTTTTAGAGACCCACGTTGGGGTAGAGGCCAAGAAACTTATGGAGAGGATCCTTATTTAACAGCTCGTATGGGAGTCAATTTTGTAAAAGGCATGCAAGGAGATGATACCAAATATTTAAAGCTGGTGGCAACACCGAAGCATTTCGCGGTTCATAGCGGACCAGAACCCGAAAGACATTTTTTTGATGCCACTACAACAAAACGAGATTTATACGACACCTATTTACCTGCTTTTGAAGCCTGTATTGTAGAAGGAAAAGCCTATTCTGTTATGGCCGCATATAATAGATATATGGGAAAACCTTGTTGTGCGAGCCATCAATTATTAGATGATATTTTAAGAAAAGATTGGGGTTTTAAAGGTTATGTAGTTTCCGATTGTAATGCAATACGAGATATTCATGACTATCACAATTATGTAGATTCTAAAGAAGAAGCTGCTGCTGTTGCTGTAAAAGCGGGTTGCGACTTAAACTGCGGGTCTCGTTATAAATATTTAATAAACGCAGTTACAGTAGGAGATATAACCGAGGATGAAATAAATATTTCTGTAAAAAGACTGTTTAAAGCACGTTTTAAATTGGGCATGTTTGATCCCGAGGAGCTTGTACCTTATGCGAGTATACCTACAAGTGTCGTGAGTTCTGATAAGCATAGAAAATTAGCACTAGAAACGGCTAGAAAGTCTATCGTTTTATTAAAAAATGAAAACGAAACATTACCACTTAAAAAAGATCTGAAATCTATTGCTGTTATTGGTCCAAACGCTAATAATTTAGATGTCTTATTAGGAAATTATAATGGATTTCCTTCTCAATATTTTACACCCTTAGAGGGTATTAAGAATAAGATTTCTAAAAGCACTAAATTATTTTATGAGTCGGGTTGTGAGTTAATATCTAATGAATCTTCACTGACTTTAATTCCTTCAAAACATTTAAGTTTTAAGAACAAAGTAGGTTTACAGGCCAATTATTTTAATAATACCGATTTATCGGGTAAACCCATCCAAACAAGATTAGAGGAGACCATAAATTCAAATTGGAATTCGGAACCAGTAAAAGGATTAAATGAAGATAATTTTTCAATTCAATATACAGGGAATATCCAAGTAAATACTTCTGGAGAATATACTTTTGCCTTACGCAGTGACAATGGGTATAAATTAATTATTGATGGAAAGGTGCTTATTGATAATTGGAACAAACCAACACGCAAAAGGTTAAAAGAAAAAATATTCTTAGAGAAAGGAAAAAAGCATCAAGTCACTGTAGAATATTATCACAATAAGAACTCTGCTATATTAGAATTAATGTGGATGGCTCCTGGTAAAACTTCATTTGAAAAAGCAATTGAACTAGCTGAAAAATCTGAAGTTATAGTTTTTATTGGAGGTATTTCACCAAAGGTAGAAGGAGAACAAATGCCAGTGAATTCAACGGGTTTTGATGGGGGTGATAAGACAAATATTGAATTGCCAAACGTGCAAAAAGAACTTTTAAAAGCATTGCATGCTACAGGTAAACCGGTTATTTTAGTTTTATTAAATGGAAGTGCTTTAGCAATTAATTGGGAAGATGAAAATCTACCCGCTATAGTTGAAGCATGGTATCCAGGCGAACTAGGCGGAACTGCCATAGCTGACGTTCTTTTTGGTGACTATAACCCCTCAGGTAGACTTCCAATTACGTTTTATAAATCTATAAAAGACTTGCCTCCATTTGTAAATTATAGTATGAAAGGCAGAACATACAGATATTTTAAAGGTAAACCGCTATATCCTTTTGGATATGGATTAAGTTATTCTCAATTTAAATATAAAAATTTAAAATTATCTGATCAAAAAATAAAAGCAGAAGAATCAACATCTATAAGTGTCGACATTACTAATATTGGTAAATTTCAAGGGGATGAGGTTGTGCAATTGTATATAAAAGATTTGGAAAGTAATGAAGTAAGACCTTTAAAAAGCCTTCGAGGGATTAAGAGAGTTTCATTAAATCCTGAAGAAACAATTCAAGTAAATTTTACCATTAAACCAGAAGATTTATCATTTTATGACTTTAAAAAAAACAAGCAAGTTGTAGAACCAGGGTTATACCAAATTGGAATAGGAAAATCTTCAGAAGATTTTATATACATAAATTTAGAAGTAATAAATTAA
- a CDS encoding sulfatase family protein, giving the protein MQYNKVLIGVLIILFSNNFTVIAQKDSSKPNVIIFFTDDQGYQDVGAFGSPLIKTPNLDKMADEGIKFTDFYSASSVCSPSRAALLTGSYPPRVGVPKVLWPNLDGGLSNQELTIADMLKTKGYNTACIGKWHLGDQAQYLPTTQGFDSYYGIPFSNDMSVNPKSKVSEDILFREGMTIDSLREQKWRGRKVPLMKQDEVIEYPVDQTTLTKRYTESAIDFITENKDKPFFLYVAQTMPHIPLYASPDFKGKSARGLYGDVIEEIDWSMGRILETLEKLNIDENTLVIFTSDNGPWNLKDGQGGSASPLRGFKFETYEGGMRVPMIAKWKGIIKAGAVTKEVASTIDILPTLAYLTGAELSEKPIDGKNIWKLLSGKKSKSPHKNKGFYYYSETTLQAVRKGDWKLRIVKDKVELFNLRTDISESKNVALSNPKIVKKLQKMMDKFDADLKENQHQYN; this is encoded by the coding sequence ATGCAATATAATAAGGTTTTAATAGGGGTATTAATTATCCTTTTTAGTAATAATTTTACCGTTATCGCACAAAAAGATTCGTCTAAACCGAATGTCATCATATTTTTTACTGATGATCAAGGGTATCAAGATGTTGGTGCTTTTGGCTCTCCTTTAATAAAAACGCCAAACCTAGATAAAATGGCTGATGAGGGTATAAAGTTTACTGATTTTTATTCAGCATCTTCTGTTTGTTCTCCATCGCGAGCGGCTCTGCTTACGGGGTCTTATCCACCTCGAGTTGGTGTGCCTAAGGTGTTATGGCCAAATTTAGATGGGGGATTGTCAAATCAAGAGCTTACTATTGCCGATATGCTTAAAACAAAAGGATATAATACGGCTTGTATTGGAAAATGGCATCTTGGAGATCAAGCACAATATTTACCAACTACTCAAGGGTTTGATTCTTACTATGGTATTCCTTTTAGTAACGACATGTCTGTGAATCCAAAATCAAAGGTTTCAGAAGATATCCTCTTTAGAGAAGGTATGACAATTGATAGCCTTCGTGAGCAAAAATGGAGAGGAAGAAAGGTGCCATTAATGAAGCAAGATGAGGTTATAGAATATCCTGTAGATCAAACAACACTTACAAAACGATACACAGAAAGTGCCATTGACTTTATTACAGAAAATAAAGACAAACCATTTTTCTTGTATGTAGCTCAAACAATGCCACATATACCGTTGTATGCTTCACCAGATTTTAAAGGTAAAAGTGCTAGAGGTTTGTATGGAGATGTTATTGAAGAAATTGACTGGAGTATGGGAAGAATATTAGAAACATTAGAAAAACTAAATATTGATGAAAATACATTGGTAATTTTCACTTCAGACAATGGTCCTTGGAATTTAAAAGATGGACAAGGCGGCAGTGCATCGCCATTGAGAGGTTTTAAATTTGAAACTTACGAAGGTGGCATGCGTGTGCCTATGATTGCCAAATGGAAAGGTATAATAAAGGCAGGGGCTGTCACTAAAGAAGTAGCTTCAACAATTGATATATTGCCTACATTGGCTTATTTGACGGGAGCTGAGCTTTCTGAAAAACCAATTGATGGTAAAAATATATGGAAATTATTATCTGGTAAAAAATCAAAGTCGCCTCATAAAAACAAGGGGTTTTATTATTATTCAGAAACGACACTACAAGCTGTCAGAAAAGGAGATTGGAAGTTGCGTATTGTTAAGGATAAAGTAGAATTGTTCAACCTAAGAACCGACATTTCAGAAAGTAAAAATGTAGCGTTATCAAATCCTAAGATTGTAAAAAAATTACAAAAAATGATGGATAAGTTTGATGCAGATTTAAAAGAAAACCAACATCAGTATAATTAA
- a CDS encoding sulfatase family protein: protein MQKRRIFYLGILTLSLFILTISCKNKTEPKQEKKDTRPNILYIMADDHTSQAWGVYDGILKDYVHTPNIQRLAEEGTVLDNCLVSNSICTPSRATILTGQYSHVNGVTTLGAGLPTEHPTIAGVMQRGGYQTSVIGKWHMKQEPTDEFDFYMVLPGQGRYWDPILKTKENWKDYMEGGKPYEGFSTDVIADKTIDWIQNRDTTKPFITMCHFKATHEPFDYPERFSHLYRDEDIPVPSTFYDKGAETTGRSFKGQSVDNLKKRYLLASKDPDNVPGYMKYPELPFTVDGLTNDEARYKTYQKYVKDFMRCGAAIDDNIGKLLKYLDESGLAENTIVIYTADQGYFLGEHGWFDKRLIYEESIHMPFVIRYPKEIPAGARNSDLIENADFSALFADYAGLEYPETMQGHSFRENLKGNTPKDWRKYGYYRYWDHSIDRPGHFGIRGQRYKLAFYYGNGLKENGYTKENQPKKYWDFFDLEKDPKETHNAYNDAEYQEIIKEMKVEIMKQREALGDTDPDNQEIHDIIKAHWND, encoded by the coding sequence ATGCAAAAAAGAAGAATATTTTATTTAGGAATTCTTACACTGTCTCTATTTATTTTAACAATTAGCTGTAAAAATAAAACAGAACCTAAACAAGAAAAGAAAGATACACGCCCAAATATTTTATATATAATGGCTGACGATCATACATCACAAGCTTGGGGTGTTTATGATGGTATTTTAAAGGACTATGTTCATACACCTAATATTCAACGCTTAGCAGAAGAAGGAACGGTTTTGGATAATTGTTTGGTCTCTAATTCTATTTGTACACCAAGTAGAGCAACCATATTAACAGGGCAATATAGTCATGTAAATGGTGTCACCACATTAGGTGCAGGTTTGCCTACAGAGCATCCAACTATTGCGGGAGTAATGCAACGTGGTGGTTATCAAACTTCAGTTATTGGTAAATGGCACATGAAGCAAGAACCAACAGATGAGTTCGATTTTTATATGGTTTTACCAGGACAAGGAAGGTATTGGGATCCTATATTAAAAACGAAAGAAAATTGGAAAGACTATATGGAAGGAGGCAAACCATATGAAGGGTTTAGTACAGATGTTATTGCAGATAAAACTATTGATTGGATTCAAAATAGAGATACTACAAAACCTTTTATAACCATGTGTCACTTTAAAGCAACACATGAACCTTTTGATTACCCAGAACGTTTTAGTCATTTATATAGAGATGAAGACATACCTGTTCCAAGTACATTTTACGATAAAGGAGCAGAAACAACAGGGCGATCATTTAAAGGACAGTCGGTAGATAATTTGAAAAAGAGATATTTATTAGCTTCAAAAGACCCAGATAATGTGCCAGGTTATATGAAGTATCCTGAATTACCTTTTACTGTTGATGGTTTAACTAATGATGAAGCACGTTATAAAACGTACCAAAAATATGTAAAAGATTTTATGCGTTGTGGAGCGGCTATTGATGATAATATTGGAAAGCTATTAAAGTATCTTGACGAATCAGGGTTAGCAGAAAATACGATTGTAATTTACACTGCAGATCAGGGGTATTTTTTAGGAGAACATGGTTGGTTTGACAAACGATTGATTTATGAAGAATCAATACATATGCCTTTTGTTATTCGATATCCAAAAGAGATTCCTGCCGGTGCTCGTAATTCTGATCTTATTGAAAATGCAGATTTCTCAGCATTATTTGCAGATTATGCAGGTCTTGAATATCCAGAAACAATGCAAGGACATAGCTTCCGAGAAAACTTAAAAGGGAATACACCGAAAGATTGGCGTAAATATGGATACTATCGTTATTGGGACCATTCAATTGACCGTCCAGGGCATTTTGGTATTAGAGGTCAACGTTATAAACTGGCTTTTTATTACGGAAATGGGCTTAAAGAAAACGGGTATACTAAAGAAAATCAGCCTAAAAAATATTGGGATTTCTTTGACTTAGAGAAAGATCCTAAGGAGACTCATAATGCCTACAACGATGCTGAATATCAAGAAATCATAAAAGAAATGAAAGTAGAAATTATGAAGCAACGAGAAGCATTAGGAGATACCGATCCTGATAATCAGGAAATTCATGATATTATAAAAGCACACTGGAATGATTAA
- a CDS encoding glycoside hydrolase family 95 protein: MINIPKNVKLLIVGVCSYLFFNTAQAQKELKLYYESPAEKWTEALPIGNGSLGAMIYGDVSQEHIQFNEETLWAGKSHDYAHKGAYKYLGEIRQLLTDGKQKEAQDLGNKEFMSVPLKQIHYQPFGDVYIDFPGHEKYSEYARELDLNNAVSKVSYKVNDVIYKREVLSSYPDQVIAINLTASESKALNFSIWLDAIHEEKQVTTSANSQTLEVHVKDGVLRGVSTIKVKTDGKIESKNGKLSIANASKATIYLAAATNYKNFKDVSGNPQELVKETLEKVETKKYKKVKDTHIKDYQSLFNRFQIDFGDNGKSKEVTNKRIFDFWKNPSDPQLLSLYVQYGRYLMIASSRPGTKPPTLQGLWNDKLRPPWFSSYTTNINLEMNYWQVEIANLSECHEPLFDFIKDISITGKNVAKEHYDANGWIVHHNVDIWRGAAPVNNANHGLWLGGSGWLASHIWEHYLFTQDEAFLREYYPILKHAALFYKDFLYKDPKTGYLISSPSNSPEIGGMVAGPTMDHQIIRALFKSVIEASTILNTDEEFSKKLQVMIPKIAPNKIGKHGQLQEWLEDKDDPESHHRHVSHLWAVYPGSEINYEETPELMKAAKQSLEFRGDNGTGWSLAWKVNFWSRFKDGNRAYKLLGVLLSPAEIPERKISGGSYPNLFDAHPPFQIDGNFGAAAGIIEMLIQSHLGKIELLPALPDALPKGAISGVVARGGFELDFKWENSLLQEVIITSKKGSKCKLQYKNKLIEFDTKVGKKYTFDGMLNAK; this comes from the coding sequence ATGATTAATATACCGAAGAATGTAAAATTGCTGATAGTGGGTGTTTGCAGCTATTTGTTTTTTAATACAGCTCAAGCACAAAAAGAGCTGAAGTTATACTATGAGAGCCCGGCCGAAAAATGGACAGAAGCTTTGCCTATAGGTAACGGAAGCTTAGGAGCCATGATTTACGGTGATGTATCTCAAGAACATATTCAGTTTAATGAAGAAACATTGTGGGCTGGAAAATCACATGATTATGCTCATAAAGGTGCCTATAAATATTTAGGAGAAATAAGACAATTGTTGACTGATGGCAAACAAAAAGAAGCTCAAGATTTAGGGAATAAAGAATTTATGAGTGTACCTTTGAAACAAATACATTATCAACCATTTGGTGATGTTTATATTGATTTTCCTGGCCATGAAAAATATTCGGAGTATGCTAGAGAATTAGATCTTAACAATGCGGTTAGTAAAGTTTCGTACAAGGTTAATGATGTAATCTACAAACGCGAAGTGCTTTCTAGTTATCCAGATCAAGTTATTGCAATTAATTTAACGGCAAGTGAATCAAAAGCACTGAATTTTAGTATTTGGTTAGATGCAATTCATGAAGAAAAGCAAGTTACCACAAGTGCAAATTCGCAAACGTTGGAAGTTCACGTAAAGGATGGTGTTTTAAGAGGGGTATCAACTATAAAAGTAAAAACTGATGGTAAAATAGAATCAAAAAATGGAAAACTGTCAATTGCCAATGCATCAAAAGCTACAATTTATCTAGCAGCGGCGACCAATTATAAAAACTTTAAAGATGTTTCGGGAAATCCTCAAGAGCTCGTAAAGGAGACGTTGGAAAAGGTTGAGACTAAAAAATATAAAAAAGTAAAAGATACGCACATCAAAGATTATCAATCTTTATTTAATCGTTTTCAGATCGATTTTGGTGATAACGGAAAATCTAAAGAGGTAACCAATAAACGAATTTTTGATTTTTGGAAGAACCCAAGCGATCCTCAACTACTTTCTTTGTATGTTCAATATGGTCGTTATTTAATGATTGCAAGTAGCCGTCCTGGTACTAAACCTCCAACGTTACAAGGATTATGGAATGATAAATTAAGACCACCTTGGTTTAGTAGTTATACGACAAATATCAATTTAGAAATGAATTATTGGCAAGTAGAAATTGCGAATCTAAGTGAATGTCATGAACCTCTGTTTGATTTTATCAAAGACATATCAATTACGGGAAAAAATGTTGCTAAAGAGCATTATGATGCAAATGGATGGATTGTACATCACAACGTTGATATTTGGCGTGGTGCAGCACCTGTAAATAATGCGAACCATGGCCTTTGGCTTGGAGGAAGTGGGTGGCTTGCTTCACATATTTGGGAACATTATTTGTTTACCCAAGATGAGGCTTTTTTAAGAGAATACTATCCAATCTTAAAGCATGCAGCACTTTTTTATAAGGATTTTCTTTATAAAGATCCAAAAACAGGATATTTAATTAGTTCTCCATCAAATTCTCCGGAAATAGGGGGTATGGTAGCTGGCCCTACAATGGATCATCAAATTATAAGAGCTTTGTTTAAAAGTGTTATTGAAGCATCTACTATTTTAAATACGGATGAAGAGTTTTCAAAAAAACTCCAAGTGATGATTCCTAAAATTGCACCTAATAAAATTGGAAAACACGGACAATTACAAGAATGGTTAGAAGATAAGGATGACCCAGAATCGCATCACAGACATGTTTCCCATTTATGGGCAGTATATCCTGGTAGCGAAATTAATTATGAAGAAACACCGGAATTGATGAAGGCAGCAAAACAGTCATTAGAGTTTCGCGGTGATAACGGAACAGGGTGGAGTTTGGCATGGAAAGTAAATTTCTGGTCTAGATTTAAAGATGGAAACAGAGCCTACAAATTATTAGGCGTTTTATTAAGTCCTGCAGAAATACCCGAACGAAAAATTAGTGGAGGCTCATACCCGAATTTATTTGATGCACATCCGCCATTTCAAATAGACGGTAATTTTGGAGCCGCAGCAGGGATTATTGAAATGTTAATTCAAAGTCATTTGGGTAAAATAGAATTGTTACCCGCATTACCAGATGCATTACCTAAAGGAGCTATTTCTGGTGTTGTGGCAAGAGGTGGGTTTGAGCTAGATTTCAAATGGGAGAACTCCCTTTTACAAGAGGTAATTATTACCTCAAAAAAAGGTTCAAAATGTAAATTACAATACAAAAATAAGCTTATTGAATTTGATACAAAAGTTGGAAAAAAGTATACGTTTGACGGTATGCTAAACGCAAAATAA